TCCTGAAGTGTCCTCTTCCGAGCTGTGCAGTAAGCGCTCTCCTCCCCTGGCCACTGGCCGGGAGTCCGAGCTGTTCAACGCCTTTCGGCTCTTGGATGCCAGCAGCCGTCGGGAGTAGCCCCAGTGGAAACGTGGCAGGAGGCACAAAATGGCCGCCTATTTatagggtggggagagaggcccAGGAGCAGGAACATGAAATGGCTGCAGCTTGGCTTCGGCGCAAGAGTCCTGCTGCGCATGAGTCACCGCAGAGTGGTGGGTGGGGCATATGGTCAGTAGCTATGACCATATTTGGTCATGAGGAAACTTGAGTGGCCCTTTTGTTAAGACTTAATAAGCAGCATGTTAGGTGTTACCATCTGGCCCTGTTGTGGGGATAGAATTCTGAGATCGGCTTGGACGGGGTCAAAGTGCAAAGAATGTGTCTGACAGGAAAAGTGAGATCCTGAAAAGGGAGGCAACCCCAGTCTGCTTAGTGTTCCATAACCTGGTTTTGATAgtggaatgtttttgttttgttgaaagtGACATTTCTACACCAGTGGAGAACAGTCAATATTTAAGTCAAATCAAACACAAATGGCTGTTTCTGCTATATAACCAATCATCTTTTATCTTTGCTCCAGGTTTTTCAAAGCACCTCACAGCAGCATTGCTGTAATTGACAAAGACACCTACTCATCTTCACTCTTTGACAAAAAAGCATTAAAACATCACCAGGATGAGCCTCTTGAACAACGAGATGCCGTTGGGGGATTTACTGTCCCCCTTCAACCAGTTGTCTTCGGTGGCTGAGGAAAGCCTAGGACTTCTAGATGACTACCTGGAGGTGGCCAAGCCCCTCCGTTCGCATGGGTTCTCCAGCGACAAGGCTAAGGCAGTCTCCTCCAATTGGCTGGCTGTGGATAGTTTGGGCAAAAACACAGATAACAGCCAGGGTAATGCATTACTTTATTCATAAAGGAAATATATTAATTTGGATCAGTTTAGACTAGGGAGTattcccatctagtgtcctatcATTAAATATTTGCATATCACTTAACATTCTGCCATTAATCAGTGAGCTGTTTAAATGATGAAACAGCAGTGTCTGTTTAGAATCGAGCATCTCCCTCCATGTTCCACATATGGTTCAGAAGCCTATACTTTGGGGAAGGGTCCCACAAGATACGAGAATGTTGCTGTCATTTGCTTTCACTTATCTCTCAGAAGtctctccccaaacacttcaattctATGTAGAGATTGGAGGAGCCAGAGAAAAGTGGAATGTCATAAGTCACTATCAGGGTTATTTTGTCCTGTATGGTAGAGCCCTGCAACTCATCCCAGAACAAATGACAAATATCAGGTGGGAAAACAACCAGACCCTCTTGGAGTCAGGTTGGTGCAGCCTCTTGTCCTGCCAGAAACCTCAGTCCACAGCACAGTGAGTGTGCATGCCAAAGAGTCTCTCATGCTAGTGGATGGCAGGAGCAGAGCCACGAAGCTGATGATTGATGTACTGTTGTGCCAACCCAAGGGGCACATAAAGGAGAGCTGACCCCATGGGCATGAGGCAGTGGTGGTGCTGGCTTGGGGTTAGGTCAGAGAACaatttgacccccccccccccagtcaggTGGGCTTGGGTCCAGTCTGGGTGAGGCCTAAAAATTAGGCATAAGCAGCCCTCTACTGTGCACAACATATGAAAGTGATGGCAGAAGAATCTGTTGCAAGTATTAGATTTGATAAATTTGCATGTGAAAGTTTAGCAACaaggggatggatggaggaaaaaaataagcaaaatattttgcatcCTGAGTTTTTTCAGAAGGCTTGAGTTGATTGAGAGTGTGACTGTTGTACTTTTATGGTAATTAAGTTTCCGTATGTTGCAGAGGATGCCTTCTCAGGCATGGATTGGATGGTGGAGAAGATGGATCTGAAGGAATTTGACTTTGATGCCCTGTTAGGAATGGATGATTTGGAAGCCACCGTCTCTCCAGATGAGCTCATGGCCACGTTGGAAGACACGTGTGATCTATTAGACCCTCCTACCCAGGAAATTCACGACAAAGAACCTCCACTGATAACTGACCCAATCATCCATCACCCTGAATCTCCAATTGGAGTAGATCAGGTGGCCTCACTCACTCTCCTtttgtctcttcccctctccccaggatCCCTGAATTCCACTCCAGACCAATCTTTTAGTTTAGATCTAGGCAGTGAAGTTGATGTACTGGAAGGAGACAGAAAGGCAGAAGCTACCACGTTTGTGGTGGTGTTCCCCAAGttggagaaagaggaggaagccCACTCAGATGATAGTGGAATATGCATGAGCCCAGAGTCTTATCTGGGGACCCCCCAACAAAGTCCAACCACCTCTGTAGAATCTCTCAATGATAGTCAGTTTCCCACAGACCCCATTTGTGATTCAGTGCGGTCCAAACCATATGATCATCCTGCTGAGAAGGTAGTGTCAGCAAAGGTGAAGGGAGAAAAAAGAGCTGATAAAAAACTGAAGAAGATGGAGCAGAATAAGACAGCTGCCACACGTTACCGGCAGAAGAAGAGGGCAGAACAGGAGGCCCTGTCTGGGGAGTGCCAGGAGCTAGAGCAGAAGAATGAGGCATTGAAGGAGAAGGCCGATTCCCTGAGCAAAGAAATCCAGTATTTGAAAGATTTGATTGAAGAGGTCCGCAAGGCCAAGGGCAAAAGAGCCAAAGTCCCCGAGTAGGGTAGTCGGTAGAAGTTCTATGTGCATGTACATAAGAGCTTGATGCTAAAAGTTGTGTATTATTGCCTAATAAATTATTTAATAGTAAGTTGGGTTTTTGTGTGTCAGGGAGGGGTGCACTTGAATGAATGGACCATTTTTTCTCACTACAATCTctggctgtctataagcaagcgTTTGGTAGCCTCTTAGACTCGCTAGCTAATGGAATGGAGaccatgtttaaaataaatgagcTGACCTGCTACTGGAGTAGAATTTGGAGACTGCAAGCTAACTGGGATAGGGGTTTGGAGGAAGACCCAGCATGCTGTAGATTTCCAAATGCACTTCACTGCTTGGCACTGTTTTCAGGCTTTGGCTCTTAATCTACTAGGTTGATCCATTTACTTGTGACTTATGTCCGCCCTGAATCAGTGCACGTGACACAATAGCTGTCATACAGGAAGCCTCATGAGAGCTAGAACACAACTGCAATGTTGAAGTATCTGAAAAATGTACTTACTAGGTCCTTAAAGGGGCAAGGTGAACataaaaaaagcatttttcttttcatgtttgCTTTTGTAGCAACAGAAAATGTGGTTCCCCTAACTTAGTCTCCTATTTAGAGGTGTACTAGCTATAAAACTTGCAGACAAGTGATTTTCCAAGTTGATGCTATCCATTTAAAATAGCATAACTTGATACATTTATTTTTGGAATTAAGGGgatctgttactacttggaataGCTTTAGACATGTCCATCTCTAAAGCCCCAATTTAAGCTAAATTAGACTGATTAGAAGTGAAGTTGATTTATACATATTCATCAGGCTGTCACTGATGTGACCGTGATTAATCTTCATGCTAGTCAACTGAAAACACTAAAATGCTTGTATTCAGCTGTGGTGTATTTTCTGTTACTGACATTTGAGGAATCATTAATCATTGGCAGTAGCTTAAATGGTGGTTACCCTACTTTTCTGTTGTATTAGCATATAGCTGTGGATACAAATTGcatatggggggaggggcttaAACTGGAAAACAAGTCCTGATAGAGGCATGGAGATGAATTCTGTCCCACTTGACTGAAAGGCTAAAATGGAAAATACTGGTTTGAGTCTGACTGGATGGACAGTAGAACCTGAGTTACAAATACTTCAGGAATGGAAGTTGTAACTGAACTTCTGATTGTgaacttctggttccaaatggggtgtatggttgactggtcagtttgtaactaaTGTTTGAAACTCGGGTTCTACTGTACAACTTTTACTACATTGGCAGTAGGATTCTTACCCATTTTTTTACTGTGGTCATAGAAGCGGTTGTATCCACTTCACAGTGTAACAAAAATAGTAGGATAGTGCTTTTGCTCCCTACTTCCTGTTTCTTGTGATGAACACCCTGGATacagcagaggtccccaaacggGGATGCGGAGGAACATTCGGGCCTGGGCCAGCCCATGTGGGAAGAgtgggagtgccacccagccccactccacccccagctctgctccagctgtggCTCCACTCCTGGACCCAGATCTATCCCCAGCCTTGGTCTCGTTACCCCTGTTGAGCCCCACCCAGGAgtggggtgggcaggaggggttgggggagagatggGACTGTGAAAAGTTAAGGAAGTGCTGGTTTACAGCATTTTTGTCATGGGCATTTACTACCTGCTAATTTTGGCTTCATGACATACTTGAATACTGAATTAGCTTTTGAGCTTGAATGATCCCTTTCAGACCACTTTTAAACTTATTTAAACTCTTAGAGCTAATTTTAAACAACCTGTGGTAGTCTTCAAGAGGGATGGCAGTAAAGTGTTCTGGCTAAATTCCAGGTTGGTAATTGGCTGCCAAAAAAGCTACCATACTGTATTGCTGGCCCAGCAATTCCTGCTGCATTTAAACCAAAACATAGTTAAAATTACTGGTCTTTATGCAGAATAAAAAGTTTTATGACTACGTACTAGGCACAGCAACAAGACAGTCCATGCCCTGAAAAGCTTAAAATCTCACAGTAAACTTTGGGGAAACCTAGAGGATGGCATTACTTGGTACCGTCTATATTTTAGGTATATCTGTTCATGCCCTTTTCAAGTGGAATCTTTACGCCATAATTGCTTctagcatttttcaagaaggccTACGGTGGAGGCTTACCTCAGATTGGAATGGGTAGACTGAATGGTAAATTTCTTTGAGAAGGAGAGGGGTGGGAGAGCCCTCAAACCAAATTTAAATTTACACTTTACAGTGCACAGCTGGTACAACTTAGATGATTTCCTAGAGTGggtgaaaagaaaaatgaatcctTATATTAGCCTAAAATTCACAAGCAATTAAATATACAAGAAGTGACCCACTTCATGAACAAAATTTTGCTGTAACCTATGTTCATGAAAAAGCATTAGTAAATGTGTGTGGAGGGAACTTCTAAAACTTACGGAACTTTTACTTCTAGATCACCGCTTCCCATCTGGGGCCCTTGATACACAAAACCAGCCCTCTTTGCTTCTTTAGAGAGGTGTCTAGGGCTATGTGATGGGGTGAACTCACCCCACACTGGATGGGGAAGGATTAACTTTTCACTGAGCTGAGGAAGCTGTGTTCCTGCTGGGCGTGCTCCAGATGCAGCTCAGCTCAGTTTGGTGGATTGCTAGGGAGGAAGGACCCACCCTCCTtacatgctccagcctgggaacAGCTGGAACCCTCCAGACTGTGGAAGCCGGAGCCACGGAGACCCAGACTGACACTCAGGTGCCTGTGGATGTCCAAGAGGGATCCGAGTCACTTGTAAATGCATGCAGCAAATAGCACCGAGACCTCAACTACAGCTCCAAAAGGTATGGTAGGAAGTGGcctgggaggggggcggggaatgacACACTACAATCAAGTGGGAAGTTAGTGTGTTTTGGTTGGAACCCCGCTGATGTACTGTTAGtgtcctgggctgggaccagctggagcagggtgggcctgggtccccctgtGCCTGCTGCAACACCTTCCCCAGGTGGTGGCCCATCGAGTCTCGCCAGTAGGCCTTACTGCCCTGCGATTCAAGGCAGCTCcattgactctggctgctaggctgtGCTGCCCTGCGAATCAAGGTGAACCCCTTTGACTCCAGC
The Eretmochelys imbricata isolate rEreImb1 chromosome 1, rEreImb1.hap1, whole genome shotgun sequence DNA segment above includes these coding regions:
- the ATF4 gene encoding cyclic AMP-dependent transcription factor ATF-4, with protein sequence MSLLNNEMPLGDLLSPFNQLSSVAEESLGLLDDYLEVAKPLRSHGFSSDKAKAVSSNWLAVDSLGKNTDNSQEDAFSGMDWMVEKMDLKEFDFDALLGMDDLEATVSPDELMATLEDTCDLLDPPTQEIHDKEPPLITDPIIHHPESPIGVDQVASLTLLLSLPLSPGSLNSTPDQSFSLDLGSEVDVLEGDRKAEATTFVVVFPKLEKEEEAHSDDSGICMSPESYLGTPQQSPTTSVESLNDSQFPTDPICDSVRSKPYDHPAEKVVSAKVKGEKRADKKLKKMEQNKTAATRYRQKKRAEQEALSGECQELEQKNEALKEKADSLSKEIQYLKDLIEEVRKAKGKRAKVPE